In Saccharolobus solfataricus, a genomic segment contains:
- a CDS encoding IS110-like element ISC1190 family transposase, whose protein sequence is MEAPVAGIDVSKDKLVVYFQGKYYEFQNNKQGFEGVKQVLPKGCKVAIESTGIYHINLAKYLGKEYDVRIINPLILKKFKDIRGKKSDKNDAKKLAELVISMGSEFTTSEAKELTSQWDFITRSIVRVKNRLRRDLILLGYKDSLSKKNLNEVLRGEDNIVLSEVRFLLDELERLEVRKREIEEELEDLVPKDSLIFTIPGIGRTLGCIILARVGDVKRFGDKKRFVAYCGLDPLVESSGKSVVSRGISRRGDAVLRRAFYLAALTAIKVNPIIKRFYEEHKGNLKGKKLITACARKLAVITWAVLYYNKPFDASE, encoded by the coding sequence ATGGAGGCCCCAGTCGCCGGAATAGATGTTTCAAAAGATAAATTAGTAGTGTACTTCCAAGGTAAATACTATGAATTTCAAAATAATAAGCAAGGTTTTGAAGGAGTAAAGCAAGTCTTGCCAAAGGGTTGTAAAGTTGCTATAGAAAGTACTGGAATTTACCACATCAACTTGGCTAAGTACTTGGGTAAGGAGTACGACGTGAGGATTATTAATCCCCTCATACTCAAGAAGTTCAAGGACATTAGGGGTAAGAAGAGTGATAAGAATGACGCTAAAAAGCTCGCTGAACTAGTTATAAGTATGGGCAGTGAGTTTACAACGAGTGAGGCTAAGGAGTTAACAAGCCAATGGGATTTTATCACAAGGAGCATTGTTAGGGTTAAGAATAGGCTAAGGAGAGATTTAATACTTCTAGGCTATAAGGACAGTTTGTCCAAGAAGAACTTGAATGAGGTATTGAGGGGGGAGGATAATATAGTATTATCTGAGGTTAGGTTCCTCTTGGATGAGTTGGAGAGGCTTGAGGTTAGGAAGAGGGAGATTGAGGAAGAGCTTGAGGATCTTGTTCCTAAGGATAGTTTGATCTTCACGATTCCGGGTATTGGCAGAACGTTGGGTTGTATAATTTTAGCAAGGGTTGGTGATGTTAAGCGTTTTGGTGACAAGAAGAGGTTTGTCGCTTATTGTGGTCTCGATCCTCTTGTTGAATCCAGTGGGAAGAGTGTTGTATCGAGAGGCATATCTAGGAGGGGTGATGCTGTTTTGAGGAGGGCTTTCTATCTTGCAGCTTTAACTGCTATCAAGGTTAATCCTATTATTAAGCGGTTTTATGAGGAGCACAAGGGGAATTTGAAGGGTAAAAAGTTGATTACTGCTTGTGCCAGGAAGCTTGCTGTTATTACTTGGGCTGTGCTGTATTATAATAAGCCCTTTGATGCTAGCGAGTAA
- a CDS encoding type II toxin-antitoxin system VapC family toxin gives MREILKDAETLDFALVEVSNVVWKKAVLTGELTGKDVIKAITIVKEYLPQLLTVNKSIDLIERAIEISVNEKITVYDSLYIALAECKGSKLVTGDKKQYDVAKKYVISELI, from the coding sequence ATTAGAGAGATTTTGAAAGACGCTGAGACATTAGACTTCGCATTAGTGGAAGTATCTAACGTAGTATGGAAGAAAGCTGTATTAACTGGGGAATTAACTGGGAAAGATGTAATTAAGGCAATTACTATTGTTAAAGAGTATTTACCACAACTGCTTACAGTTAACAAAAGCATTGACTTAATTGAAAGAGCTATTGAGATTTCCGTTAACGAGAAAATCACAGTATATGATTCACTTTATATTGCACTGGCTGAATGTAAGGGGAGTAAATTGGTAACGGGGGATAAGAAACAATACGACGTAGCTAAAAAGTACGTCATCTCTGAGCTCATATAG
- the vapB gene encoding type II toxin-antitoxin system VapB family antitoxin, with the protein MKTVYSLRLDKELREEMEKYNVKWNEEIESFIRKRIEELKKEEILKKINEILQTMPETKSNSADLVREDRDNN; encoded by the coding sequence ATGAAAACCGTATACAGTTTAAGGTTAGATAAGGAATTACGTGAGGAGATGGAGAAATATAACGTCAAGTGGAATGAGGAGATAGAGAGCTTTATAAGAAAGAGAATTGAGGAATTGAAGAAAGAGGAGATCTTAAAGAAGATTAATGAAATCCTCCAAACAATGCCAGAAACTAAGTCAAATAGTGCAGATTTGGTGAGGGAAGATAGGGATAATAATTGA
- a CDS encoding AbrB/MazE/SpoVT family DNA-binding domain-containing protein, translating into MERMISKVTRNFQVTIPYEIRKVLGIKEGDYIEFAIENGKVMIKPVRKVWSTIRLGREVTVEEIEEIASKAFKDDSS; encoded by the coding sequence ATGGAAAGAATGATATCTAAGGTCACCAGGAACTTTCAAGTCACAATTCCTTATGAGATTAGAAAAGTGCTAGGAATAAAAGAGGGAGACTATATTGAGTTCGCAATAGAAAACGGTAAGGTCATGATAAAACCTGTTAGAAAAGTTTGGTCAACTATTAGACTTGGAAGAGAAGTTACAGTGGAGGAGATTGAGGAAATCGCAAGTAAGGCCTTTAAAGATGATAGTAGTTGA
- a CDS encoding metallophosphoesterase family protein, which produces MRFLLVSDIHKSFNFFRGHDESVAVDWLLEVISETEPEVLISAGDWDEGMTLEDFRRISSKVKLLTIYGNHENFPVIMNYAMPNSKVFDICGLKIAGINGLIGERSSKGVPLTKPTEFMNAIYKIKNSGIKVDILIAHQPPYIPEIYPKMKKDEYNELMFDAVEYLKPRLFFNGHMTAGCYSYYQFPSGT; this is translated from the coding sequence GTGAGATTCCTATTAGTTAGTGATATTCACAAATCTTTTAACTTTTTTAGAGGACACGATGAGTCAGTTGCAGTGGACTGGTTATTAGAAGTTATAAGTGAGACTGAACCCGAGGTACTTATTTCAGCAGGGGATTGGGATGAAGGAATGACACTGGAGGACTTTAGGAGAATAAGTTCTAAAGTTAAGCTATTAACTATTTATGGTAATCATGAGAATTTCCCAGTAATAATGAATTATGCTATGCCTAATAGTAAAGTTTTCGATATTTGTGGTTTAAAAATTGCTGGAATAAATGGGCTTATTGGTGAAAGAAGTTCAAAAGGAGTACCTTTAACTAAGCCTACAGAATTTATGAATGCAATTTATAAGATAAAAAATTCTGGAATAAAAGTAGATATTTTGATAGCTCATCAACCTCCATATATCCCTGAAATATACCCTAAAATGAAAAAAGATGAATATAACGAATTAATGTTTGATGCAGTGGAATATTTAAAACCTAGATTATTCTTTAATGGGCACATGACAGCAGGTTGTTATTCATATTACCAATTCCCTTCAGGGACATAA
- a CDS encoding MFS transporter, which produces MKSLVESSRHKRYLRILPILFFLYIVNFLDRVNISYAIDAHMFQYLGVPTRQVGIIASLASSLFFIGYFIPQIFSNLGINRYGVRKIFLAAFTVWGIITILTGFVSSVSQVYVLRFLLGIAEGPFFAGVMFYLSLWFLKPERATANSFFTAAIPVSGIFGGLIAGAIFATYGDYPGWRYLFIYEGILAIIGGILAYFILTDFPKDAKWLSNEEKIAIQNAFKEEETEKVNVKWTKALTNRDVIILAIVYFLGVTSLYGYSIWLPSIISSFGKVNATVASFLSVIPYVIASISLIFIAHLADRTQRHRSITSIVFIIAGVGLGLSALTQNIFVLSFIFFAIAAIGIYSFIATFWAVPQKFLHGDAAAAAIGLINAVGNLGGIVGPIVVGFLKSFTGSFIDGVYMMALFSFLAGLVILLIRRS; this is translated from the coding sequence ATGAAGTCCCTTGTTGAGAGTTCCAGACATAAAAGATATCTTAGGATCCTTCCAATTCTCTTTTTCCTGTATATTGTAAACTTCCTAGACAGAGTAAATATTTCATATGCAATAGATGCTCATATGTTCCAATATTTAGGTGTCCCAACTAGACAAGTTGGTATAATTGCTTCTCTCGCATCATCCCTATTCTTTATAGGGTATTTCATTCCTCAAATTTTCTCTAACTTGGGTATCAATAGGTATGGTGTTAGAAAAATATTTCTAGCAGCATTTACGGTCTGGGGAATAATTACCATATTGACAGGATTTGTTTCCTCGGTATCACAAGTTTACGTATTAAGATTTTTACTTGGAATAGCTGAAGGACCTTTCTTTGCTGGCGTTATGTTTTATCTTAGTCTGTGGTTTTTAAAGCCGGAGAGAGCTACAGCTAATAGTTTTTTCACTGCAGCAATTCCCGTTTCTGGAATATTTGGTGGACTAATAGCTGGTGCCATATTTGCAACATATGGCGATTACCCTGGTTGGAGGTACCTTTTCATATATGAAGGTATATTAGCAATTATTGGTGGGATATTAGCATATTTTATTCTAACTGACTTTCCTAAAGATGCAAAATGGTTAAGTAATGAGGAAAAAATTGCTATTCAAAATGCGTTTAAAGAGGAAGAAACGGAAAAGGTAAACGTTAAATGGACCAAGGCGTTAACTAATAGGGATGTAATAATCCTTGCTATTGTATATTTTCTAGGAGTAACAAGTCTTTATGGTTATTCTATTTGGCTTCCATCTATTATAAGTTCATTTGGAAAAGTTAACGCGACTGTTGCAAGCTTCTTATCGGTAATACCATATGTAATAGCTTCAATTTCACTAATATTTATAGCGCATTTAGCTGATCGAACCCAAAGGCACAGATCTATTACCTCCATAGTATTTATAATTGCTGGTGTCGGCTTGGGTTTAAGTGCATTAACGCAGAATATATTTGTTCTATCGTTTATCTTCTTCGCAATAGCTGCAATTGGAATATACAGTTTTATAGCTACATTTTGGGCAGTTCCACAGAAGTTTTTACATGGTGATGCAGCTGCAGCAGCAATAGGTCTTATAAATGCAGTAGGTAACTTAGGAGGAATTGTGGGACCTATAGTAGTGGGATTTCTGAAGTCATTCACTGGATCTTTTATAGATGGAGTCTACATGATGGCACTATTCTCTTTCCTAGCAGGTTTGGTTATACTGCTCATAAGGAGAAGCTAA
- a CDS encoding RNA-guided endonuclease InsQ/TnpB family protein, giving the protein MLKNLRIRKFEPEEKYAYFTYSIKNDKREKSKELIKEYRTLLQKAIDYLWNLTKIQVRKNGNYKITLPKKREVYKPLREELEKINHLASHYVDKAINDAFSILKSWRKRAIKGRASIGKPRVKKAYVRIKTTLRKVVGESVRITVRPYEYITFSWSKSWFSRRVRELELGEPVIKEEKVYLSFRYKLPWATPVNFLAIDSNLYTLDAYDGEKFVTISLKQLYSLKYSMEVKRAKVQSFASKHTKRGRELLRKYSHRERNRVLDFVHKFVNALLDLYPMTFFAVEKLDKEGMFVDANESLSRKISLTVWGSIHRVLRYKAPLYGSFVKEVNPRFTSRSCPRCGFVSRKVGKTFECERCGFKLDRQLNASLNIYLKMCGFPHIREGGVGVIPLMGRRGMNVRDFGEAQGLRIGYKFMKIQ; this is encoded by the coding sequence GTGTTGAAGAACTTAAGAATTAGAAAATTTGAACCGGAAGAGAAATACGCATACTTCACGTACTCCATCAAGAACGACAAGAGGGAGAAGAGCAAAGAATTAATTAAAGAATACAGAACACTACTACAGAAAGCAATTGACTACTTGTGGAATTTAACGAAAATACAAGTAAGAAAGAACGGTAATTACAAGATAACACTACCGAAGAAGAGGGAGGTGTATAAACCACTTAGGGAAGAGTTGGAGAAGATCAATCACCTCGCGTCACACTACGTCGATAAGGCAATTAATGACGCATTCTCGATCTTGAAGTCGTGGAGGAAAAGGGCCATAAAGGGGAGGGCATCAATTGGAAAACCAAGGGTGAAGAAGGCTTACGTTAGGATAAAGACGACTCTGAGGAAGGTTGTTGGGGAAAGCGTTAGAATAACGGTAAGACCTTATGAGTACATCACCTTCTCGTGGAGTAAGTCATGGTTCTCAAGAAGGGTTAGGGAGTTGGAACTTGGTGAACCTGTAATTAAGGAGGAGAAAGTGTATTTGTCATTTCGTTACAAGTTACCTTGGGCAACACCAGTGAACTTCCTGGCCATTGACTCCAACCTTTATACTCTAGATGCTTATGATGGTGAGAAATTCGTTACAATCTCTCTGAAGCAGTTGTACTCCCTTAAGTACTCCATGGAGGTGAAGAGGGCTAAGGTGCAATCGTTTGCATCTAAGCACACGAAGAGGGGGAGAGAGTTGTTAAGGAAGTATTCACATAGGGAGAGGAATCGCGTTTTAGATTTTGTTCACAAGTTTGTAAATGCGTTACTGGACTTGTACCCCATGACGTTTTTTGCTGTTGAAAAGCTTGATAAGGAGGGTATGTTTGTAGATGCTAATGAGTCTCTTTCGAGGAAGATTTCTTTAACGGTTTGGGGGAGTATACACAGAGTGTTGAGGTATAAGGCTCCGCTTTACGGCTCCTTCGTGAAGGAAGTGAACCCACGCTTTACATCTAGGTCTTGCCCCAGATGTGGGTTTGTATCCCGAAAGGTTGGTAAGACCTTTGAGTGTGAGAGGTGTGGGTTCAAGTTGGATAGGCAATTGAATGCTTCTCTAAACATATACCTCAAGATGTGCGGATTCCCTCACATCCGTGAGGGTGGGGTTGGGGTTATTCCGCTAATGGGGCGGAGAGGGATGAACGTCCGTGACTTTGGTGAAGCCCAAGGGCTGAGGATTGGATACAAATTCATGAAAATTCAATGA
- a CDS encoding ISH3 family transposase, translating to MITPGLPHQNNIQQVGYKLLSMLSFKGRKAEEVSRVLVSACLWNDSVESKSKGYNVSPQTVRNYVEEQGTEVIEKLLESMRRISMEILKGVKEVDISIDWTTKTWYGKPVEGLGSSAKGNSWNYATATTKYQNMVLLLAFVPQVNGMSKDEIVKLLMEQIVGMGLKVGLVTLDAGFYTVEVLKFISQFKFVIGVPVGDVKIYEEFDGEYTTNSKRHKKEEQVKFRLLVYGKEIVKKRKKTVVYFARATNLDLPKREVLKLYNKVRSPIETSYRNIKAFLPFTSSTKFIFRELIFVLAMIFYSLYTVFKNVMTREEFRLLLILCFLDDLSDLKDFIFNLEKTLINTIDLFLWR from the coding sequence GTGATAACACCTGGTCTTCCCCACCAAAATAATATACAACAAGTAGGGTATAAATTACTTTCCATGTTGAGCTTCAAGGGAAGAAAGGCTGAGGAGGTATCGAGAGTTCTGGTCTCCGCGTGCTTGTGGAACGACTCCGTGGAAAGCAAGTCCAAAGGGTATAACGTGTCACCACAGACCGTGAGGAACTACGTGGAGGAGCAGGGAACTGAGGTGATCGAGAAGCTATTAGAGTCCATGAGGAGGATTTCCATGGAGATACTCAAGGGAGTGAAGGAAGTCGACATCTCCATAGACTGGACAACCAAGACGTGGTATGGTAAGCCGGTGGAGGGACTGGGTAGTTCAGCCAAGGGGAACTCGTGGAACTACGCTACCGCGACCACGAAGTATCAGAATATGGTGCTCCTCCTAGCTTTCGTTCCCCAAGTTAACGGGATGAGCAAGGATGAGATCGTGAAGCTTCTCATGGAGCAAATTGTGGGAATGGGCCTCAAGGTGGGGCTCGTAACCTTGGACGCGGGATTCTACACCGTGGAAGTCCTCAAGTTCATATCGCAGTTCAAGTTCGTGATAGGAGTCCCTGTGGGGGACGTGAAGATCTACGAGGAGTTCGACGGAGAGTACACGACAAACAGTAAGAGGCATAAGAAGGAAGAGCAGGTCAAGTTCAGACTCCTGGTGTATGGTAAGGAAATCGTTAAGAAGAGGAAGAAGACCGTGGTGTACTTCGCGAGGGCGACCAACCTCGACCTACCCAAGAGGGAAGTGCTGAAGTTGTACAACAAGGTTAGGAGTCCCATTGAGACGTCTTACAGGAACATCAAGGCCTTCCTTCCCTTCACGAGCTCCACCAAGTTCATCTTCCGCGAGTTGATCTTCGTGCTGGCCATGATCTTCTACTCGCTTTACACCGTGTTTAAGAACGTCATGACAAGAGAGGAGTTTAGATTGCTGCTCATCCTCTGCTTTCTAGACGATTTATCTGATCTAAAGGATTTTATATTTAATCTTGAGAAAACACTTATTAATACTATAGATTTATTTTTATGGAGGTGA
- a CDS encoding PIN domain-containing protein: MIVVDTNVLIYATLEDSEFHTQSLEIIEGSDIIVPQIVVFEYIKVLSEIVQNLDFIKTKISELNNFVVVCEDLNTIALALRLLAELKLSLKDINDMIILTAAIKTNSSIATFDQKLRKIADKKGVKVLP; the protein is encoded by the coding sequence ATGATAGTAGTTGATACGAATGTCCTAATTTACGCCACTCTTGAAGACAGCGAATTTCATACTCAAAGTCTAGAGATAATTGAGGGATCAGACATAATAGTTCCCCAAATTGTAGTCTTCGAATACATAAAGGTACTATCTGAAATTGTACAGAACTTAGATTTCATAAAAACAAAAATCTCAGAGTTAAACAATTTTGTCGTTGTTTGCGAAGACCTTAATACTATAGCACTAGCGTTGAGACTATTAGCAGAGTTAAAACTTTCACTGAAAGACATTAACGATATGATAATCTTAACCGCAGCAATTAAGACAAACAGCTCCATAGCCACATTTGATCAGAAGCTTAGAAAGATTGCAGACAAGAAGGGAGTTAAAGTTTTGCCTTGA
- a CDS encoding RNA-guided endonuclease InsQ/TnpB family protein: MPTLGFRFRAYTDEQTLRALKAQLKSACKIYNTLRWADIYFYQRDGKGLTRTELRQLALDLRKQDDEYKQLYSQVVQQVADRYYEAKKRFFEGLAHFPKEKKPHKHYSLVYPQYGWKILQVREIRKGSKKKLITLKLSNLGTFKVIVHRDFPLDKVKRVVVKLTRSERIYITFVVDHEFPKLPNTGKVVAIDVGVEKLIVTSDGEYFPNLRPYEKALWKVKHLHRELSRKKFLSHNWFKAKVKLARAYEYLKNLRTDLYMKLGKWFAEHYDVVVMEGIHVKQLIGKSLRSLRRRLSDVAFSELRDLIKYQLEKYGKKLILVNPAYTSKTCAKCGYVKEDLSLSDRVFVCPNCGWIADRDYNASLNILRGSGSERPLVWSSALYQYSGMAEL; encoded by the coding sequence ATGCCCACCTTAGGGTTTCGCTTCCGTGCATACACTGACGAACAAACCCTTAGGGCGTTAAAGGCCCAGTTGAAGTCAGCGTGCAAAATCTACAACACCTTAAGGTGGGCAGACATATACTTTTACCAAAGGGATGGGAAAGGACTAACACGAACTGAGTTAAGACAGTTGGCTCTAGATCTGAGAAAACAAGATGATGAGTATAAGCAACTCTACTCGCAAGTAGTTCAACAAGTAGCTGACCGTTACTACGAAGCTAAGAAGAGGTTCTTTGAAGGTTTAGCACATTTCCCGAAAGAAAAGAAACCTCACAAGCACTACTCCCTAGTCTATCCCCAGTACGGTTGGAAAATACTTCAAGTTAGAGAAATAAGAAAAGGAAGCAAGAAGAAACTAATAACGCTTAAACTATCAAATCTTGGTACGTTCAAGGTAATAGTTCACCGAGACTTTCCCCTTGACAAAGTAAAGAGAGTGGTAGTGAAGCTAACAAGATCTGAGAGGATTTACATCACTTTCGTAGTTGATCACGAATTCCCCAAGTTACCTAACACGGGTAAGGTAGTGGCGATAGATGTTGGTGTAGAAAAGTTGATCGTAACGTCAGATGGTGAGTATTTTCCTAATTTGAGACCTTACGAGAAAGCGTTATGGAAAGTGAAGCATCTACACAGAGAACTTTCAAGGAAGAAATTCCTCTCTCATAACTGGTTTAAGGCTAAGGTTAAGCTTGCTAGGGCTTATGAGTATTTGAAGAATCTAAGAACGGATCTTTACATGAAGTTGGGTAAGTGGTTTGCTGAGCATTATGACGTTGTAGTCATGGAGGGTATTCATGTTAAGCAGTTGATAGGTAAGTCATTAAGGTCTCTGAGGAGGAGATTGAGTGACGTCGCGTTCAGCGAGCTTAGAGATTTGATTAAGTATCAGTTGGAAAAATACGGAAAGAAACTCATCCTGGTCAACCCAGCATACACTTCCAAAACTTGTGCTAAGTGCGGGTACGTAAAAGAAGATCTATCACTTTCTGATCGTGTTTTCGTTTGTCCCAACTGTGGTTGGATTGCAGATCGTGACTATAATGCTTCTCTTAACATCTTACGTGGATCGGGGTCGGAGCGACCCTTAGTGTGGAGCTCCGCCCTCTACCAGTACTCTGGCATGGCAGAGCTGTGA
- the cmr6 gene encoding type III-B CRISPR module RAMP protein Cmr6, whose translation MERQRGNQLLRIISEYMTNLKEKGQKLAKDNTMENLVNFTPRYNLIKSYLDDVERALDRSGLCYVKITFITLSKLLTGWSPIYFITEVPLAWDMILDTPYIAGSEIKGIVKNYFKEVTSNDKVESCLYGDEGKMGKVIFFNAYPIDGKNVLTYDIITPHYNGAKDEYNVKPIPIKFLAINKGITFKTYLAFDNKELNECGKDSLYLLLKTMIFSMRIGWGRKVTRGYGSLDIKEMDVKCHGE comes from the coding sequence ATGGAAAGACAAAGAGGTAATCAGTTACTTAGAATAATATCTGAATATATGACTAATCTTAAAGAAAAAGGACAGAAGTTAGCGAAAGACAATACAATGGAGAATTTAGTAAATTTCACACCACGATACAATCTTATAAAATCTTACCTCGATGATGTGGAAAGAGCTTTAGATAGATCGGGATTGTGTTATGTGAAAATTACCTTTATAACTCTAAGTAAATTGCTAACGGGTTGGAGTCCAATATATTTCATAACAGAAGTTCCACTAGCATGGGATATGATACTAGATACTCCTTATATTGCCGGATCCGAAATAAAGGGGATTGTGAAGAATTATTTTAAAGAAGTAACCAGTAACGATAAAGTAGAATCTTGTTTATACGGTGATGAAGGAAAGATGGGAAAGGTGATTTTCTTCAACGCATACCCCATAGATGGTAAGAACGTCTTAACGTATGATATAATAACTCCGCATTATAATGGAGCTAAAGACGAATACAATGTTAAACCAATTCCTATAAAGTTCTTAGCTATAAATAAGGGTATTACGTTCAAGACGTATTTAGCTTTCGATAATAAAGAGTTGAATGAGTGTGGAAAGGATTCCTTATATTTATTACTTAAGACTATGATTTTTTCAATGAGAATAGGCTGGGGGAGAAAAGTAACTAGAGGATATGGAAGTTTAGATATAAAGGAGATGGACGTGAAGTGTCATGGTGAGTGA
- the msrA gene encoding peptide-methionine (S)-S-oxide reductase MsrA translates to MEVATLGGGCFWCTEAVYKRVKGVISVKPGYSGGHVPNPTYEDVCTDTTGHAEVVQITFDSSIISYREILEIFFEIHDPTTLNRQGNDVGTQYRSIILYHNEEQRKIAEEMIREVEKRIGKKVVTELKPFEVFYEAEDYHHDFYDKHKYNPYCRLVISPKVKKFMKLFPDKVKIHEG, encoded by the coding sequence ATGGAAGTTGCCACATTAGGAGGAGGTTGCTTTTGGTGCACAGAAGCAGTATATAAGAGAGTTAAGGGAGTGATAAGTGTTAAGCCAGGCTATTCTGGTGGTCACGTACCTAATCCTACATATGAGGATGTGTGCACAGATACAACTGGACATGCGGAGGTAGTTCAGATAACCTTTGATTCCTCTATTATTTCATATAGGGAAATTCTGGAAATCTTCTTCGAGATTCACGATCCTACTACGCTTAATAGGCAGGGAAACGATGTTGGAACACAATATAGGTCCATAATATTGTACCATAATGAAGAGCAGAGGAAAATAGCTGAGGAAATGATAAGAGAGGTTGAGAAAAGGATAGGAAAGAAAGTTGTGACTGAACTAAAGCCTTTCGAAGTATTTTACGAGGCAGAGGATTATCATCACGATTTCTATGACAAACATAAGTACAATCCTTACTGTAGATTAGTTATAAGCCCTAAAGTAAAAAAATTTATGAAACTATTCCCTGATAAAGTTAAGATTCACGAAGGATAG